Proteins found in one Mucilaginibacter inviolabilis genomic segment:
- a CDS encoding NACHT domain-containing protein: MGKLLDQFAGLKFNNEAEVSQDFILPLLQNYLGYSLNEIKPEEHYPARDLHSGVNTEKGGSKGLTHRPDFVICLDGNIDEPRFIIDSKAPSENINDHFGQLRSYANSVGRNFLMMTNGTEIKVFDVNVLLFYSDSIESLQNKLDHLVGLLGRDNQALKSHFEILSNLNYAGSIGITQEDEFNMQVNKNMLILSDFRIYLQNIRDQFTNWHLPINNFQAINNLEIQKINPHHHLTFKHYLAVKERYDRENSIKLTQIQREYNLNIKVFVGNTGAGKTTLLRYLTYFNAQNCLDFRDVNIPVYIPLREIGHNYNLEFLIERQLNNGGYTCSSFRDLAGKNKFVFLLDAYDEISEGLRLETFQAIENLSQKHECFVTTRPNIVPQFTPSEIFEILPISEEQIEEITRAYIDNGYYDFQSKVESNNLKAEAGNTLLLLFLISIFKETGSLPSTATKIINDIVTRVKKWQEAKAKQFGHLNWATLAEFLSAIAYRIAEAGDANLSIDDAEEVILEIQLEMEAKRKIPANLTVGDIVNHLKQTGLIISTDDQIYFWHRLFLDYFAAFGLKRDFQKDHNVIHRLVNQQKWEMILVGLSSLLADSSNLISMVKGEIWLAAYCLSENMNCSSAITKEIVDGLINQLGSPVQSLRKRAMSYLARIGNEQANEFLYTVFDQDYPADVKMIALSNIAKHKTPAAKKIIYDHIDWNEGDFFKGTSSQAHVLYGLSCFDEPEHLRIIENWEKYHDYMANMTCERIFLELHAKNQLSKTVIGKLKEFFMRNFQLHKQGGEKVNALGKILSKFQDENFALQVLELAYIHADISKQDSVYMLLKSINSIKVINSVKEKIFKQPEPY, from the coding sequence ATGGGAAAACTGCTCGACCAATTTGCGGGGTTGAAATTTAATAACGAAGCCGAAGTAAGTCAGGACTTTATATTGCCCTTGTTGCAGAATTACTTAGGGTATTCTTTAAATGAAATAAAACCGGAGGAACACTATCCAGCCAGGGATTTGCATTCCGGTGTCAATACAGAAAAGGGTGGCTCAAAAGGCCTGACTCACCGGCCGGATTTTGTTATTTGTCTGGATGGAAATATCGATGAACCAAGGTTTATTATAGACAGCAAAGCTCCCTCTGAAAATATCAATGATCATTTTGGGCAATTACGTTCTTACGCTAACAGCGTTGGCCGGAACTTTTTAATGATGACCAACGGTACAGAGATCAAAGTTTTTGATGTCAATGTTCTTTTGTTTTATTCTGATAGCATAGAAAGCCTGCAAAATAAGCTGGATCACCTCGTTGGTCTTTTAGGGAGGGATAACCAGGCCCTCAAATCCCATTTCGAAATTCTGAGTAACCTAAACTATGCGGGATCCATCGGAATTACTCAAGAGGATGAGTTTAACATGCAGGTAAATAAAAACATGTTGATTTTATCGGATTTTAGAATTTACCTGCAAAATATCCGAGATCAATTTACCAATTGGCACCTCCCAATTAATAACTTTCAGGCAATCAACAATCTGGAAATTCAAAAGATAAACCCGCACCATCATTTGACTTTTAAGCATTACCTGGCAGTAAAAGAACGGTATGACAGGGAAAATTCAATTAAGCTTACGCAAATACAAAGAGAATACAACCTCAATATCAAAGTATTTGTGGGGAACACAGGTGCGGGTAAAACTACGCTATTGAGATACCTGACTTATTTTAATGCACAAAACTGCTTAGATTTCAGAGATGTTAATATCCCGGTTTATATTCCTTTAAGGGAAATAGGCCACAATTATAACCTAGAGTTTCTAATAGAGCGCCAGCTGAATAATGGGGGCTATACCTGTAGTTCATTCCGGGATTTAGCTGGTAAGAACAAATTTGTTTTCCTTCTTGACGCATATGACGAAATTAGCGAAGGGCTAAGGCTAGAGACATTCCAGGCCATTGAAAATCTCAGTCAAAAGCATGAATGTTTTGTAACCACCAGGCCAAATATCGTCCCACAGTTTACCCCCTCTGAAATATTTGAGATACTGCCAATTTCGGAAGAACAGATCGAAGAAATTACCCGCGCATATATAGATAATGGTTACTATGACTTTCAAAGCAAGGTTGAAAGTAACAACTTAAAGGCGGAGGCAGGTAACACATTGCTCTTGCTTTTTCTAATTTCAATCTTTAAAGAAACAGGATCGCTGCCCAGTACCGCCACTAAAATTATTAATGATATCGTAACCCGGGTAAAGAAATGGCAAGAGGCCAAGGCAAAACAATTTGGTCATTTAAATTGGGCAACGCTTGCCGAGTTTTTATCTGCAATTGCTTATAGGATTGCTGAAGCAGGTGACGCTAACCTGAGCATCGACGATGCCGAAGAGGTTATTCTTGAAATTCAACTGGAAATGGAAGCCAAAAGGAAAATCCCTGCAAATCTTACGGTTGGAGACATTGTCAATCACCTTAAACAAACCGGCTTAATCATTTCAACGGATGACCAAATTTATTTTTGGCATCGTTTATTTCTGGATTATTTTGCTGCTTTTGGCTTAAAAAGAGATTTTCAAAAAGACCATAACGTTATTCACCGGCTTGTGAACCAGCAAAAATGGGAAATGATCCTGGTGGGGCTGTCTTCTCTGCTGGCTGATTCCTCTAATCTTATCAGTATGGTCAAAGGTGAGATTTGGCTCGCGGCCTACTGCCTTTCTGAAAATATGAATTGTTCCTCAGCCATCACAAAAGAAATCGTCGATGGCCTGATAAATCAACTGGGGTCTCCGGTACAATCTCTGCGGAAAAGGGCCATGAGCTATTTGGCGCGAATTGGTAACGAGCAAGCCAATGAATTTCTATATACCGTTTTTGACCAGGACTATCCTGCTGATGTTAAAATGATAGCCTTATCGAATATCGCGAAACACAAAACTCCAGCGGCAAAAAAGATCATTTATGACCATATAGATTGGAATGAAGGGGATTTTTTTAAAGGGACATCTTCGCAGGCTCATGTTCTTTATGGGCTTTCCTGTTTTGATGAACCGGAACATCTCCGAATAATTGAAAATTGGGAGAAGTATCATGATTACATGGCCAACATGACTTGTGAAAGGATATTTTTAGAGCTTCATGCGAAAAACCAGTTATCAAAAACTGTTATCGGGAAACTAAAGGAATTTTTTATGCGAAATTTTCAGTTGCACAAACAAGGTGGTGAGAAAGTCAACGCACTTGGAAAAATACTCTCCAAATTCCAGGACGAGAATTTTGCGCTTCAGGTTCTGGAACTTGCTTATATACACGCTGATATTAGTAAACAAGATAGTGTTTACATGCTTTTAAAGAGCATTAATTCCATAAAAGTCATCAACTCCGTAAAGGAGAAAATATTTAAACAGCCAGAGCCATATTAG
- a CDS encoding NAD(P)-binding protein, translated as MDESASELIFEQSTVVEYPGVYTLGCYAKRVTFHSQQNRALNLVCALFEEGKINEKSKIGIVGGGLAGMTAAAAASSKGCSVTLFETEELLMPIQRGNTTRYIHPNIYDWPNEGSGTFETDLPFLNWKADTTVNVIKQIEDEWKLVVGLIDVKTDVEINAIRKSTKGVKLLSNKGNKHFFFECVILAVGFGEEIPIENLAMSLYWTDNGLHQKSGKNSQKVREYLVSGCGDGGLMDTLRLTLKDFKQKEFTEKLLSENFPDLNNALIEIEKNAPPDFDEASDYLLEKYSELDIPEQLENYIKDNLKKNTKVTLNAMTPSYLSTQSSILNRFAVKLVMEFGDVSYIQGKINVTRKESGGYRVTFKTENNPPPGDYDDVIVRHGPTPVIKDLTGKTEAPYNANKKDSTGKKLWTNDFYVSNTKLSQPLTPKAFAENNRPEFETVLAKSRNFTGCIVSGPDKEPFYMVFLNSKSIPEMFKEYQEFMKVPVKYLLEQKFENNMQEYADATRSNIKKRATLGPGVAIRNITLSDGGQGTLGCFLTLPDGQTVILSTSHVLGEPSKTTNYIAALGIDGQDQMRIGKLYDSVRLSGIKAGSDFSDVNLIDAAIAILDPGIRFSSKIPFRQKQLTIVGYSTPEINSMVYKYGSGSGLTKGKVLAVNGTMQVSYNTNRKRAFREVILIESEDGRPFSQPGDSGALIFNEKGIAFGIIFAASGSISIACPIQPILTQFNCKLYDTLE; from the coding sequence ATGGACGAATCTGCAAGTGAGCTAATATTTGAACAATCTACAGTAGTTGAGTATCCAGGAGTTTATACATTGGGCTGTTATGCAAAACGAGTAACCTTTCACTCTCAGCAGAATCGAGCTTTAAACTTAGTTTGTGCATTATTCGAAGAAGGAAAAATTAATGAAAAGTCGAAAATAGGAATTGTAGGCGGTGGACTTGCAGGTATGACAGCCGCAGCCGCAGCATCTTCAAAAGGTTGTAGCGTAACATTATTTGAAACAGAAGAACTCCTAATGCCCATTCAAAGAGGAAATACCACTAGATATATTCACCCCAATATATATGACTGGCCGAACGAAGGAAGTGGGACTTTCGAAACTGATCTTCCCTTTTTAAATTGGAAAGCAGATACAACCGTTAATGTTATCAAGCAAATAGAGGATGAATGGAAGTTAGTGGTTGGTTTGATTGATGTAAAAACTGATGTTGAAATCAATGCTATTAGAAAATCAACTAAAGGTGTCAAATTACTTTCAAATAAAGGGAATAAACACTTTTTTTTCGAATGTGTAATTCTTGCAGTGGGCTTTGGAGAAGAAATACCAATAGAAAATTTGGCTATGAGTTTATATTGGACTGACAATGGTCTTCACCAAAAATCAGGTAAAAATTCCCAGAAAGTTCGTGAATACTTAGTGAGTGGATGCGGAGATGGCGGTTTGATGGACACCTTAAGACTAACACTTAAAGATTTTAAGCAGAAAGAATTTACTGAGAAGCTTCTATCTGAAAATTTTCCGGATCTTAATAACGCCCTAATTGAAATTGAAAAAAACGCACCGCCTGATTTTGACGAAGCTTCTGATTACTTACTCGAAAAGTATAGCGAATTAGACATTCCTGAACAATTAGAAAATTACATAAAAGACAATCTCAAAAAAAACACGAAAGTAACGCTTAACGCAATGACTCCTTCTTATTTATCTACGCAATCCTCCATATTGAATAGGTTTGCTGTTAAATTAGTTATGGAATTTGGCGATGTAAGTTATATCCAGGGAAAAATAAACGTTACACGAAAAGAAAGCGGTGGCTACCGGGTGACTTTTAAGACAGAAAACAACCCCCCTCCAGGAGATTATGATGATGTGATTGTCAGGCACGGTCCCACGCCGGTTATTAAAGATTTGACTGGCAAAACAGAGGCCCCTTATAATGCCAATAAAAAGGATTCCACCGGTAAAAAGCTGTGGACAAATGATTTTTATGTGAGTAATACAAAGTTAAGTCAACCGTTGACCCCAAAGGCATTCGCAGAAAATAATAGACCAGAATTTGAAACAGTACTGGCCAAAAGCAGGAATTTCACTGGATGTATTGTTTCAGGGCCCGATAAAGAACCGTTTTATATGGTATTTTTAAATTCAAAATCAATACCCGAAATGTTCAAGGAATACCAAGAATTTATGAAAGTTCCGGTAAAATATCTTTTAGAACAAAAATTCGAGAATAATATGCAAGAATATGCTGATGCTACTAGGTCGAATATTAAAAAAAGGGCAACTTTAGGACCCGGGGTTGCCATTAGAAATATAACGTTGAGTGATGGAGGGCAAGGGACACTGGGGTGCTTTTTAACCCTACCCGACGGCCAAACCGTTATTTTATCTACCAGCCACGTTTTAGGAGAACCATCGAAAACAACAAACTACATTGCTGCATTGGGGATCGATGGACAAGATCAGATGAGAATTGGTAAACTTTATGATAGTGTACGCTTATCTGGTATCAAGGCAGGATCAGATTTTTCAGATGTGAATTTAATCGATGCTGCTATAGCGATACTTGACCCGGGCATTAGATTTTCTTCAAAAATCCCTTTCCGGCAAAAGCAGCTAACTATCGTTGGCTATTCGACACCTGAAATAAATTCCATGGTTTACAAATATGGTAGCGGTAGCGGCCTAACCAAAGGAAAAGTATTGGCGGTAAACGGTACTATGCAGGTAAGCTACAATACAAATCGTAAGCGCGCCTTTAGAGAAGTTATACTGATAGAAAGCGAGGATGGTCGACCATTCTCCCAACCGGGGGATTCAGGGGCATTGATTTTTAACGAAAAAGGAATTGCCTTTGGGATCATATTTGCCGCAAGCGGATCAATTAGTATCGCTTGTCCCATTCAACCCATCTTAACCCAATTTAATTGTAAGCTTTACGATACCCTCGAATAA
- a CDS encoding tyrosine-type recombinase/integrase: MEIVVKPVLWTYREIIETDKNYVIGEHEVRIRMMQNRVPKYMTTGFSCSVENWDEDNSRPKTSHPKFLELSARIKKIADDIDYEIKTAEKANRPITHVEIKANLTNRIQLAAAPEKPNKILAYIQSIIDYYESVDNPGYANVFYNNKLTVKKLLKDKDKMFLAFTKSDHEAYEKQISGCTESTRSHYLRTYYRVWNLAIADGLCNKDHHPKKYIKFKAYKRIRTKKRSIKLDYWERILNLKPAKETRIYRSHLLMRFMYYARGMNFNDMMKLKKENFVNNGIVYKRSKNKRNYDFELHPEAIKVIQIFEQYPDQSDAGYIFPFIMKEHDTAKKIDVRIDSALKDFNEDSKAMAEAIGWKKQFTSNALRHGFASHLNEADVDIKIIQEAMGHETQADTRIYLADIEDSIITEAINGALIKPGAKKKREAA; encoded by the coding sequence ATGGAGATTGTTGTAAAACCAGTCCTTTGGACTTACAGAGAGATAATTGAAACCGATAAAAATTATGTTATCGGAGAGCATGAGGTACGGATAAGGATGATGCAAAACCGCGTACCTAAATATATGACCACGGGCTTTAGCTGCTCAGTTGAAAACTGGGATGAAGATAATAGCAGGCCAAAAACCTCACATCCTAAATTCCTTGAACTGTCTGCCAGGATCAAAAAGATCGCTGATGATATTGATTACGAAATAAAAACTGCCGAGAAGGCAAACCGCCCGATCACACATGTAGAAATTAAGGCAAATCTTACCAATCGCATTCAGCTGGCAGCAGCCCCTGAAAAACCGAATAAGATATTGGCTTATATCCAGTCTATCATTGATTATTACGAGTCGGTTGATAATCCGGGTTATGCTAACGTTTTTTATAATAACAAATTAACGGTTAAGAAATTGTTAAAGGATAAGGATAAGATGTTTTTAGCGTTTACCAAATCGGATCATGAGGCCTATGAAAAACAGATTTCAGGCTGCACTGAATCAACCCGGAGCCATTATTTACGAACCTATTACCGCGTTTGGAATTTAGCGATTGCCGACGGTTTGTGTAATAAAGATCATCATCCTAAGAAGTACATTAAATTTAAAGCTTATAAAAGGATCAGGACTAAAAAGCGTTCGATCAAACTCGATTACTGGGAAAGGATCCTCAACCTGAAACCGGCAAAAGAGACCCGCATCTACCGTTCACACCTGCTCATGCGCTTCATGTACTACGCCAGGGGTATGAACTTTAACGATATGATGAAACTCAAGAAAGAGAATTTTGTCAATAACGGTATTGTTTACAAGCGGTCGAAAAATAAACGCAACTATGATTTTGAATTGCATCCGGAGGCCATAAAGGTGATCCAGATATTTGAGCAGTATCCTGACCAGTCGGATGCCGGGTATATCTTTCCTTTTATTATGAAGGAACATGACACCGCGAAGAAAATTGATGTCCGGATAGATTCTGCATTAAAGGATTTCAATGAAGATTCAAAGGCAATGGCGGAGGCCATTGGCTGGAAAAAACAGTTTACCTCGAATGCTTTAAGGCATGGTTTTGCGAGCCATCTGAATGAAGCGGATGTGGACATTAAAATTATACAGGAGGCGATGGGCCACGAAACCCAGGCCGATACACGCATTTATTTGGCTGATATTGAAGACAGCATCATTACTGAAGCCATTAATGGCGCACTGATCAAACCGGGAGCAAAAAAGAAACGGGAAGCTGCCTGA
- a CDS encoding helix-turn-helix domain-containing protein, whose translation MDVQILTADDLEKFRLRLLADIENLLNIKQPKKWLKTHEVVELLGISEVTLQTLRNRKKIPFTKLGGVCFYNAEEIDEYLSKSKYTTL comes from the coding sequence ATGGACGTACAAATATTAACTGCCGATGACCTGGAAAAATTCCGGTTGCGGTTATTAGCAGATATAGAGAATTTATTGAACATCAAGCAACCTAAGAAATGGCTGAAGACACATGAAGTCGTTGAATTATTAGGTATTTCAGAAGTAACCTTACAAACCCTTCGTAACCGTAAAAAAATTCCCTTTACCAAATTAGGCGGGGTCTGTTTTTATAATGCAGAAGAAATAGATGAGTATTTATCTAAATCAAAATACACCACACTTTAA
- a CDS encoding PH domain-containing protein produces MMQNDDILLKPAMLFAFLKALPMILLAITFLLLAWWLSPYFILFSLAVCAAAWYRLLYIRSFQYLVTAEYIRITRGIFFKRVDQVEMFRVKDYIITQSFILQICKLMYLTLKSTDPENPVIQFQGIPESTITDTIRDRVLSARKTNNIYELN; encoded by the coding sequence ATGATGCAAAACGATGATATCTTATTAAAACCGGCCATGCTGTTCGCTTTTCTGAAAGCCCTGCCGATGATCCTGCTTGCCATCACTTTCCTTTTGCTGGCCTGGTGGCTGTCGCCTTATTTTATTTTATTCAGCCTGGCCGTATGTGCCGCCGCCTGGTACCGGCTCCTGTACATCCGCAGTTTTCAATACCTGGTAACTGCTGAGTATATCCGGATAACACGCGGCATCTTTTTTAAACGGGTAGACCAGGTAGAGATGTTTAGGGTAAAAGATTATATAATCACACAGTCTTTTATCCTGCAAATATGCAAGCTGATGTACCTTACCTTAAAAAGTACCGACCCGGAAAATCCCGTCATCCAGTTCCAGGGCATTCCTGAATCGACCATCACAGATACCATACGGGACAGGGTATTGTCGGCCCGGAAAACCAATAATATTTACGAATTAAATTAA
- a CDS encoding DUF4099 domain-containing protein, whose translation MNLVNFQEDELPIKDLETIGLAAGGQLLLNVDDLKALLSGRRTGLMELHDLEAENIRIKSINAKISLKPNEAGKLDLLIHPVYRKAATPEFLDETEAQQLRKGEVASLLKITVDDRGNKKEMLVEYDPETREYIVSDTDKILAPDMVNNEFLTPAQKENYRKGREVRIADGTKFSYSATDHHGIRSNKLRLVASILIDGGLSYMVYKGLNALFNQKRDQKTAEKLSPGYHQALKDIENQHGFVPHQFERTRAGRSR comes from the coding sequence ATGAACCTGGTTAACTTTCAAGAAGATGAGCTCCCGATCAAGGATCTGGAAACCATCGGGCTGGCCGCAGGCGGCCAGCTCCTGTTAAATGTCGATGACCTGAAAGCTTTGCTTTCAGGTCGCCGGACAGGGTTAATGGAACTGCATGACCTTGAAGCCGAAAACATTAGGATCAAATCCATCAACGCCAAGATCTCGCTCAAACCTAATGAGGCCGGGAAACTGGACCTGCTTATTCACCCGGTATACCGCAAAGCGGCGACGCCGGAGTTTCTCGACGAGACCGAAGCGCAGCAGTTGCGAAAAGGGGAAGTAGCGAGCTTACTCAAGATCACGGTGGATGACCGTGGCAATAAAAAAGAAATGCTGGTGGAATACGATCCGGAAACCAGGGAGTATATCGTTTCGGATACCGACAAGATATTGGCGCCGGATATGGTCAACAATGAATTTCTGACGCCGGCCCAAAAGGAAAATTACCGCAAGGGCAGAGAAGTGCGGATTGCCGATGGCACCAAATTCAGCTACTCTGCAACAGATCACCACGGCATACGCTCCAATAAACTCAGGCTGGTTGCCTCGATCCTGATCGATGGCGGGCTATCCTATATGGTCTATAAAGGGCTGAACGCCTTGTTTAACCAAAAGCGCGATCAAAAAACTGCTGAAAAATTGAGCCCCGGTTATCACCAGGCGCTTAAAGACATCGAAAACCAGCATGGTTTTGTTCCGCACCAGTTTGAACGTACGCGGGCCGGGAGGTCACGCTGA
- a CDS encoding zincin-like metallopeptidase domain-containing protein has translation MSKNFKPLPVQLSDKLIGEIKEGNSLFQKPVKENGMPAFVKPINPTTGKGYSAMNALILGMQRHDDPRWMSADAARYAGNWVKKDEKGTMIEFPKTSDIQAIRTADGQRIKDEAGVTQTKTVEFEKPQQGQAFLFNGSQLKDIQPLEEFLAKQNEGQTLSPVERAAKLIEDSKAVIIHGGQEAYYDKQRDAIFLPEPEQFENETKYYQAAIHQLAHWTGHEDRLNRPMEGKFASLDYAREEMRAAVAAILIGGELKIGHNFGQQAAYMSSFAKILKDEPFEIAKASRDAQKIANLLLGVNQKREQKQGAEAVGFKKGDEIAYMDTTYKVLETYKTKSIKVEDADGARKVLKPEYGLYKSLLEAKTNPRDREADLVLEEEQGQSEEQGQQHRIGR, from the coding sequence ATGAGCAAAAACTTCAAACCACTTCCGGTACAGCTTTCAGACAAGCTGATCGGTGAAATCAAAGAGGGTAATTCCCTTTTTCAAAAACCGGTTAAAGAAAACGGCATGCCTGCCTTTGTTAAACCGATTAATCCCACCACCGGGAAAGGCTACAGCGCGATGAATGCGCTGATCCTCGGGATGCAGCGCCATGACGATCCAAGATGGATGTCGGCAGACGCCGCCCGTTATGCCGGTAACTGGGTCAAAAAAGATGAAAAGGGAACGATGATCGAGTTTCCCAAGACCAGTGACATTCAGGCCATCCGTACGGCTGACGGCCAGCGTATCAAGGATGAGGCGGGCGTGACCCAGACCAAAACCGTCGAGTTTGAAAAGCCGCAACAGGGCCAGGCCTTTCTCTTTAACGGCAGTCAGCTCAAGGACATACAACCCCTGGAAGAATTTCTGGCCAAACAGAACGAGGGCCAAACACTATCACCTGTGGAACGCGCCGCCAAGCTGATCGAAGACAGCAAAGCCGTGATCATCCACGGCGGGCAGGAAGCCTATTACGACAAACAGCGCGATGCCATTTTCCTGCCCGAGCCGGAACAGTTTGAAAATGAGACGAAGTATTACCAGGCGGCCATTCACCAGCTGGCGCACTGGACCGGCCATGAGGACCGCCTGAACCGCCCGATGGAGGGAAAATTCGCCTCGCTGGACTACGCCCGCGAAGAAATGCGCGCTGCCGTTGCCGCCATCCTGATCGGCGGCGAATTAAAGATCGGCCATAATTTCGGTCAGCAGGCCGCTTATATGAGCAGTTTCGCGAAGATCCTGAAAGATGAACCTTTTGAGATCGCCAAAGCTTCACGTGACGCCCAAAAAATTGCGAACCTGCTGCTGGGGGTTAACCAGAAACGCGAACAAAAGCAGGGTGCCGAGGCTGTGGGTTTTAAAAAGGGCGACGAGATCGCCTATATGGATACTACCTACAAGGTGCTGGAGACCTACAAGACCAAAAGCATTAAGGTGGAAGATGCAGACGGCGCGCGCAAAGTATTGAAACCGGAATATGGCCTTTATAAATCCCTGCTGGAGGCCAAAACTAACCCGCGCGACCGCGAAGCCGACCTGGTACTGGAAGAAGAGCAGGGCCAGTCCGAGGAACAGGGTCAGCAACACAGAATAGGACGTTAA
- a CDS encoding M23 family metallopeptidase, translating into MKLLISFCLVCLPLKHLKINSAYGYRIHPLTGKYAMHAGVDLKARHDTVYAILNGFVRSTGYENGLGINIRLVHGAVESIYGHLSQIFVIPTDSVTAGEPIGITGATGHVTGEHLHFSICYRHQYINPIKFLYELLIKQENEQKLQTTSGTAFRQADR; encoded by the coding sequence ATGAAGCTATTGATCAGCTTCTGCCTGGTCTGCCTGCCCCTCAAACACCTAAAAATAAATTCAGCATACGGTTACCGTATCCACCCGCTTACCGGCAAATATGCCATGCACGCGGGCGTCGATCTCAAAGCCCGCCACGACACGGTTTATGCTATCCTTAATGGTTTTGTAAGATCCACCGGCTATGAAAATGGCCTTGGCATAAACATCCGGCTGGTTCATGGAGCGGTTGAATCCATATACGGCCACCTCAGCCAAATTTTTGTAATACCCACCGATAGCGTAACCGCTGGTGAGCCTATCGGCATTACCGGCGCTACCGGACATGTGACCGGCGAGCATCTGCACTTCAGCATTTGCTACAGGCATCAATATATCAATCCAATTAAATTTTTATATGAACTGCTAATTAAACAAGAAAATGAGCAAAAACTTCAAACCACTTCCGGTACAGCTTTCAGACAAGCTGATCGGTGA